The DNA sequence AAACGTTAACACAACATTAGAGATTGTTTTGTCACTGCATGCAAATAACTGGGCTAGATGAAGATTGGTGTAGTTTTGGCGAAGTTTCATCAGGGTAATGAAGATTTGATCTTCAAGTGAAAGGCATTCAACTTTCCAATTATAAAAGTAATTGACAGAGTCTTTGAATCTTTCTACGTAAGaaacaacaatttgaaaaatatcCTTATTTGGAAGGCCTGTTTCCATACAGATTACCCTGTCACTAAGATTTGCTACTGTGTAGCATTTCCTGGCGTACTTTTCTTTCTGCTTCGTCTCCTCGAGttctctttgtttattttcaagtttcgcTTCAAATataatgttttcaacttttgcagcTTGGTCATCCAACTTTGAAGGCAGGCTTGGGGTTTCAGTTTCAGTCTTCGTATTATCAGGCAACAACAAATTCTCTTTCAAAGGACATGATTTTCTCTTCGTTCCACGTTTCGAGGGTTTTGGCTCCTCAAAATCAAACAGCTTACTTTTATTTCGTTCGAAGACTTCAGGTGAAGCTTTCTTGTCTCCTCCACGAAAATGACAGCTGCAAACTCGGGATCCATCGTTCGGTTCCCTGTCGTCTCGCCTAAAGGGACGATATAAATTACTTGCTTGAGACAAACTGCGTTACATCGATCATGGCGGCGATCGAGTGCACATAACTATAAACAAGTGCATAGAAAATATCAGAATTTACCTACCGTATCTGCCTAATCCAGCGCTTTCTTTCGAGGGAATTCTTCGGGAAACGAAAAAATTTGCAGGTATGACTTTCCTGTGTGTGATTACAATCGGGAACAAAACATTGACCCATACTTCGCTTATCACTGTGATCGGACTGGTCGCTCCTGAAACAGCTCGACTGGTTTGTTGAGATCCAGAAAATGCATTGCTATggtgacgtgacgtcacacttcACCGCTCTATTATAACCggaaatgcaaaatgtttctTCGGTAACAGTCTTTGTCACGCCATCTCTTTTTTATCAAATGCAGTCCCATTGGTAGTTTAGAAATACAAGATACTCATTGGCTGTAGCAAGTTAAGGCGCGTATTTCAAATCGATTGCACATTACAAAGGCGGGTAAGGTAACTGAAATATTGACTCAGTAGTTACAAACTATCGTTTCCGTACATTTTTCAAGCGTGTTTCACAGGAGGCAAGCCATAATCGCAGTAAAGTATCCATTTAGGCTAAACGGTGGTATGGGCAATCCAGTGAAATGCAACAAACACGGAGTTTAGGGAAAAATACCGTTAAGACTGGAACCGCTTCGATCGCTGTAATAATAGATTCTCATTTCAACGAATCCATCAATGCGCAGTATTCTCTCATCAAACCTGCATGCATTGGTTTAGAACTGAAGAACTTGAGTCGACAAGAACGCAGGGctataaataataattcataCACGTCTCGTTTATTTAGGGCTCTTCAAGGTAAAAGTAAAGCTGAACTAGGAGACCAAAACAATATCGTTGAAAGCTGAGACAACGACAGTTAGGAAAAGGTCCTATATTACGCGCCTCTAACTTGACAAAAGGGTTTCAGGTTACACGGGGAATCCCCATTTTGTTAGATTCCCTGGCTATTCTTGGGTTGCACTGTCacgcaataataataaataaataattcgTAAACCATTCCGTGTACAAGGTcaagaaattattatattataggAGATAAATAGATAAGACATTTCTCCAAATTTTAAGTGTCTACGTTTTCccaaacttcaaatatttgtcgaaatattttgcacaaatttacagagcccagtgtggagccgccatgttggtgtacctccgtgggacaccaacatggcggacggAAGATAGTGTAAACATCTGCAACTTACTTTGGCTATCTAGGTCACTGGTTATCTGAACTGATCAagtaaatattgaaataagCTTTTTTCCTAATGCTTTAACTTCTAGAGGGTTAACAAATCCCGAGATGAGTATATGCGCGTTCATAGCTTTATGTCACGCACCGCCATAACTCTGAAATATAAAGATTGCCTGCTTTTAGAGGAAGCAAGTTATTGAGCTGAAAAGGTGTAAACAGATACAAATTTACCCCCTCTTATGCCTGATGCGGATAATAACTTTGGAGGCTCGTTAGGTTTGGATTACAAAaaatgatgacgtcacgtgcgACCGaaaaattttcgaaaaaaaagaacaacaatcACTCTTTTTTAAGTgtaaaaaattggaaaacaacAGCATTTATCAGACTGCGGAGGAGACTTTGGACTCATACATTTCTTAACTCGAAAAAAGGCTTAAAACAACGTGCACATACGCTACGTACGCCAACCCCGTGGTATGGCGTAGCTATGACATTTGCTGTGTGGAGCTGTCGTCGTTTGCAAAAACCCATTGCACAGGCGAAATGATGCCATACTAATGAGGCATAAAAAGGCTAGCCTCCCAGTCGTCTTTAGGGCACTCGTGTTTTATCTCCTCCCAAATATTTGTCCATGGTTGTCCTGGTGTGCTCATGCATTCGATCATGAACACTAACAGAAGAAATATCTTCAAGTCATTTCTGTTCACCGCCACTGAATATgttttttgtcatcatttttcAACAGGTATACAAAACATTCTAGGATGAGGTTGACACAAACTGCATGAGTTGATTCAGCTAAGTTGAGTAAGTTGAGAAAAGGCTTCTTTTCAAGGAGATGTCACTTTGCTCTTGTGTTCGCCTTGTGGGAGGGAAGAGAACTATATATGCTATtcaacaaaagtgaaaaagaacGTTGATTCAATCTCCGTCCCCAATTTTGGTTGGAGCTGTTGTTTGCTATGGTTGCTGACTGGGATTTGAGCCTGCTGTAATGTTAATAAGCTTCACGTGAATTATTATGTGAAAATGTGGGGTCGCGTAATAAACTGAAACGGGTGCTATAAGCACACACTTCTCAACACAGGAAAGAGATTTCTCCCTCCCGAACGACACGGAAGCTGTTTTACGGAACTAATAACTGTGTGTGAGATTCGCCGTTTGCTGAACTCCTTAGGGAGTTAAACTGGCGTAGTGATTCTATTTTTATTAACGATATTAAAGCTGTTAATACAGATAAGAATCTTCTAGTTAAATTTGCAGATGACATAACTGTTAGCTTGCCGATTGAGCCGGGCAAGTGTAGGCTTAGATGAATCTGAAACAGAAGTCCGATCTTTTATTGAATGGTCCGAAAAGAACTGCATGCAAGTCAATTTGACGAAAACTTGGGAACTTCTTTTACGAGGAAAGACTACTAGGACGCCTCCGGAACCATTAGAGATCATAGggaggaaagaaaaactgaaattattgGGTGTTACCTTTGAGCAAGTGCCAGTTAATTGGGATACTCATATTGATTATTTACTTAGTAAGGCTAGCAGTAGGTTGTACATTCTAAGAATATGTAAATATTATGGCTACACTACTGAGAATTTGGACTTGCTTTTTCAGAGTTTGATTCTCTCTGTTCTTGTATATGCTATTGAGGTCTGGGGGTGTGCTTTTTATAGCAAATATTTAAGTAGAATTGATAAGCTCTTTAGCAGGTGTTATAAGTTGGGTTACTGTTTAAAGCAGCACAGTATCTTAGATATTCGTCGTGATAGAGATATGAAGTTATGGCGTAGGATCTCTTCCACTAACACTGCGTTGAGCGATCTTTTACCTCCCCAGAGAACACGGCAGTTGAGAACTAGGTCGCATAATTATATTCTACCTAGGGTCAAGACAAATCGTTTTAAATCAGTTTTTATTAATAGATGTCTTTTTAATAGTAATTAGAATTGATTTTCCCATGTTCTTCTTATTGCCATGTAAATTGTTGCACGTCTGTTTGCGCAATGAATTTAATaaagacaattattattattattattattattattattattattattattattattatttttattagtgATCATCAATCGCGACTCCTAACTGACCTTAATCATTTTAAGTGAGCTGAgcttcagtcgatctcaatcTAACCAGAGGATTATCACTGGCTCGGGTTTCCGActtcttgtttctttgcatTCTTTGTGGTCTATTCTGAATGTGAGGACTATTAAttgtaaatgaatgaatgaataaatgaatgaacGAGTGCGTGAATGAATGAAAGgatgaacaaaaaagaaacgaaaatagTGCTCTGCCAGCAGAGGAAGAGAAGCGTACTTGTGCATCCTAACAAATTGTTACAGAGCATTTCATGACAATCCCTTGAGACCTTACTAAAATGTGGAAGTTTTGTCATCCCTTTTCTTCAGGTACACAACGCACTCTTGAACGAGATTAGTGTGAGTGATCACGAATCGATGCCTGGGTTCAGAGTATCATCGACTGCCAAGGTCGCCATCGACAAGAAATATTTGTGTCCACTTTGTCAACTCATCTTCAAAGATCCCGTACAAACGGACTGCGGTCATGTCTATTGTAACCCATGTCTGCAGGAACTTAAAAGGTATATATGATATTCTTTGCTCCAGACGGCCGCTGATATGCCGAAATAATGACGAATGTCCTAACACCAACTCAAATTTTCCTTCGTTGGTCCAACCGCCATAGTACGTTTATCACACACACTTGAAATATTCGGGGAAAGGTCaaatgaacaatgtcatagtGTGGGGTCCTGTTGGATAAACATACAcgatttggaaaattttgtgAGTAAGACATCAAAGTGTAAATTGTAAAGGTAAATGCATTTTCTCACCGGAGAGTTGAGACTATGGTAAATTaacatgaaaaaaggaaaaaatgaagaaaaaatgacaTCCTTGCTTTATGAGAAAAATCATCTCTGCACATCCGCACGAAAGACAGAAGAAATTCATGGCACCCAAAGTATTACCAACAGGTTAAAGTGCAATGGCCACGTTTgctcaaagacaaaaaacaccTTGAAAATACAAACCTGAGCCGGTTAAGTGGAATCAAAAGCTATAGGTTGCCATGATATTTAACACGATTTAGCGTTAACGCTGCTTCGAACAACTCCGCCCTAGGCGTCGTTTGAAGATTTATCCATTCCTAGCGCGGAACCCAAACAGCAAGACGGGTATATACATTAAGTGAAGCTTGCGaaattttcatcaattttgAGGAGTAATGTTCCCCTTCTTTGCCGGAATGGACTTCTTGGGAGTTCAAAACATATTTGTCCAACTAAAAGAGTGTTCACTAGAAGTCATTGTTACTAAATGCAACCGGCTACATCTCCCAAAAAACCTTAACTTAAAGtaatttgtaaatttgttCAATTGAATAGACATGATGAAGGATTCACTTGCCCTGTTGATATGCAATCATTTGATACGGTAAGTAAAGTTATTCAAAATCTTAGAAAGCACACAGAGCGATACACAAGCAAATGGAGAGATTGttgattaaaataaaacagcatCGAAGGGAAGATGATAAAAGTCGAATTACCAACGCGAGAAAATGGAACTGTTTAAGCGTTAGTCCCTCACAGTTCTTTCGAACGATCAGATGACACTCAAAACGTCTGCTTTttaatctttgttttttttctttcttttttttttaacgctgACATTTCGACcattatcaactcgtttgataagaCTTCATCTTCGTGTTTCAATAAGATTGAAGCCTGCACATCTGGCTGTGCTAAATTAATCAACTTTCGAGTGTATCATTCGTAGAATCTGGTGGATACAAGCAATTCTGTTTAAATGAATTTCCTGTCTTGTCACTGCCTATACAACTACCCTAACCTTACTATCATATGGAAGGTTCATTGCATGCTTAATCATCCTAATGTCTTATTTTGATTGAATCTGGAATGGTTTCCTCAGTTGTTCCCTGATA is a window from the Acropora palmata chromosome 1, jaAcrPala1.3, whole genome shotgun sequence genome containing:
- the LOC141881484 gene encoding uncharacterized protein LOC141881484, encoding MGQCFVPDCNHTQESHTCKFFRFPKNSLERKRWIRQIRRDDREPNDGSRVCSCHFRGGDKKASPEVFERNKSKLFDFEEPKPSKRGTKRKSCPLKENLLLPDNTKTETETPSLPSKLDDQAAKVENIIFEAKLENKQRELEETKQKEKYARKCYTVANLSDRVICMETGLPNKDIFQIVVSYVERFKDSVNYFYNWKVECLSLEDQIFITLMKLRQNYTNLHLAQLFACSDKTISNVVLTFVHVLHKLLYQDCMGIVPSREKNKTSMPGSFSLFGNCRMVIDCTDIKVAVPGLMSDQKVTYSSYRGMNSFKVLIGVAPNAVITYVSKLYPGSTSDKEIVRDCGILEHFETGDLVLADKGFLIQDLLPNGVSVNIPPFLNKGKFTASEIKLTKSIATCRIHVERANARLKEFKILSFIPSYMRCYAEKILQLCASLVNLQYPLIKEISDSLEFD